From a region of the Salmo trutta chromosome 10, fSalTru1.1, whole genome shotgun sequence genome:
- the LOC115201224 gene encoding guanine nucleotide-binding protein subunit alpha-13: MADFLPTRSVLNHCFPACLLTNTEVEQLRKSKAIDKSISRDKTYVKRLVKILLLGAGESGKSTFLKQMRIIHGQDFDQQAREEFRAIIYSNVIKGVRVLVDAREKLQIPWGSSDNQVHGDNVMSFDTRSSMIVHGQVETSVFLKYLPSIQALWADVAIQHAYDRRREFQLGESVKYFLDNVEKLGEPSYIPSQHDVLLARKPTKGIHEYDFEIKSIPFKMVDVGGQRSERRRWFECFDSVTSILFLVSSSEYDQVLMEDRQTNRLRESLNIFETIVNNRVFLSVSIILFLNKTDLLEEKVLNVSLSKYFPEYTGPDHSLPDVQKFLVDCFREKRRDLTQKPLYHHFTTAINTENIRLVFRDVKDTILHDNLKQLMLQ, from the exons ATGGCGGACTTCCTGCCGACCCGATCCGTGCTAAACCACTGCTTCCCCGCTTGCCTGCTTACCAACACCGAGGTGGAACAGCTGAGGAAATCTAAGGCGATTGACAAAAGTATTTCCCGGGACAAAACCTACGTGAAACGACTAGTGAAGATACTTCTACTGGGCGCGGGCGAGAGCGGCAAGTCCACTTTCCTCAAACAGATGAGGATTATCCACGGGCAGGACTTCGACCAGCAAGCTCGAGAAGAGTTCCGGGCAATCATTTACAGCAATGTTATCAAAG GTGTGCGTGTGTTGGTGGATGCACGGGAGAAGCTTCAGATTCCCTGGGGCTCCTCTGACAACCAGGTGCACGGAGACAATGTGATGTCATTTGACACACGATCTTCGATGATAGTGCACGGCCAGGTGGAGACGAGCGTGTTCCTCAAGTATCTGCCCTCCATCCAGGCCCTGTGGGCTGACGTTGCCATACAACACGCCTACGACAGACGCAGGGAGTTCCAGCTG ggtgaGTCGGTTAAGTATTTCTTGGACAATGTGGAGAAGCTGGGGGAGCCG agctACATCCCTTCCCAGCATGACGTCCTGCTAGCCCGTAAGCCCACTAAGGGCATTCATGAGTATGACTTTGAGATCAAGAGTATTCCCTTCAAGATGGTGGACGTGGGAGGACAGCGCTCGGAAAGACGGCGGTGGTTTGAGTGTTTTGACTCTGTCACCTCCATACTGTTCCTAGTGTCTTCTTCAGAGtatgaccag GTCTTGATGGAAGACAGGCAGACCAACCGTCTGAGAGAGTCGTTGAACATCTTTGAGACGATTGTCAACAACCGAGTCTTCCTCTCAGTCtccatcatcctcttcctcaacAAGACTGACCTGCTGGAGGAGAAG GTCTTGAATGTTTCGCTAAGTAAATACTTCCCAGAGTACACGGGGCCGGACCACAGCCTGCCGGACGTCCAGAAGTTCCTAGTGGACTGTTTccgggagaagagaagagacttGACACAGAAGCCCCTCTACCACCACTTCACCACAGCCATCAACACAGAGAACATCCGCCTGGTGTTCCGAGATGTCAAGGATACTATCCTCCATGACAACCTCAAACAGCTGATGCTCCAGTGA